The following proteins come from a genomic window of Streptomyces sp. GS7:
- a CDS encoding proline dehydrogenase family protein, which translates to MASDLPATATATATAEISAQAAQVLRRVALDEELKARVPQDPVLGPLVRKVAGRYVAGETLTDALDHAKRIRGTGHRTTVDYMGESCRAPQRATEATEVFLDAAGLLAPGCSLSLDLSRIGLVVDEELAPANATRIAHATAETNREMIISAEGSDRPDSVLALHRSLCRRFDHVGVTIQARLHRTSDDLQQLLALPGRIRLVKGSARTVPSPVPPADQWRCPVPRQPLRQQLQVALEAVRTLVGTQPRSAAHADGESKARRNPAPRPPTPPA; encoded by the coding sequence ATGGCCTCGGACCTCCCCGCCACCGCCACCGCCACCGCCACCGCCGAGATTTCCGCACAGGCCGCCCAGGTTCTGAGAAGGGTCGCGCTCGACGAGGAGCTGAAGGCGCGCGTTCCGCAAGACCCGGTCCTGGGCCCACTGGTCCGCAAGGTCGCCGGGCGCTACGTGGCAGGCGAAACGCTGACCGACGCGCTGGACCACGCCAAGCGCATCCGCGGCACCGGTCATCGCACGACCGTCGACTACATGGGCGAAAGCTGCCGCGCCCCGCAGCGGGCCACCGAGGCGACCGAGGTGTTCCTCGACGCCGCCGGACTCCTTGCGCCCGGCTGCTCGCTCTCTCTCGACCTGTCCCGCATCGGCCTGGTCGTCGATGAGGAACTCGCCCCGGCCAACGCCACCCGCATCGCGCACGCCACGGCCGAGACCAACCGGGAAATGATCATCTCGGCCGAGGGCTCCGACCGCCCCGACTCCGTACTGGCCCTGCACCGCTCCCTGTGCCGTCGGTTCGACCACGTCGGCGTCACCATCCAGGCGCGTCTGCACCGCACCTCCGACGATCTTCAGCAACTCCTCGCCCTCCCCGGCCGCATCCGCCTGGTCAAGGGCTCGGCCCGCACCGTCCCGTCCCCCGTCCCACCGGCCGACCAGTGGCGATGCCCCGTACCCCGGCAACCGCTCCGCCAGCAGCTCCAGGTGGCCCTGGAGGCAGTGCGCACGCTGGTGGGCACGCAGCCGAGATCGGCGGCACACGCCGACGGGGAGTCGAAGGCGAGGAGGAACCCGGCCCCTCGTCCCCCGACTCCCCCTGCGTGA
- a CDS encoding serine hydrolase domain-containing protein encodes MSDHRPAVEAADEADEAVDTSQKAPQDSGPEPAASCPSASAAGPTTRAVEPTDRTVAASRSAKPRTRRALRRTLIALPVALGVLVAGSYTATALLDIPSPPTLVQLLTTEPSRQGGLFATRTIPASATPAHLPVHDESLPATVPWKGERVPVEQFLTTTHTNAFLVLRNGRLTHEWYRNGVGSTTRLSSWSAAKSVVSLLAGQAIEQGKLREDDRLVDILPQLKTGGAYDAITVRDLLDMTSGVDVPENYNEYYPLTGTARMYLTRDLPAFAHDHRNLQFPPGSQGAYRSIDTELLGQALAKTQGRPLADLLADNIWAPMGAQDNATWNLDHDNGHEKAYCCINATPRDYAKLGQLVLNNGRAQGKQIIPWHGSSASPPQHPTKSTAGATPPSGGIRPAATARTTPPSACTGNTSTSTP; translated from the coding sequence ATGTCTGACCATCGCCCTGCTGTGGAAGCCGCCGACGAGGCTGACGAGGCTGTCGACACGAGCCAGAAAGCCCCCCAGGACAGCGGTCCCGAACCGGCAGCCAGCTGCCCGTCCGCTTCCGCTGCCGGTCCCACCACCCGGGCCGTGGAGCCGACCGACCGCACCGTGGCCGCCTCGCGTTCGGCAAAGCCGCGGACACGGCGCGCACTTCGGCGCACCCTCATCGCACTGCCGGTGGCGCTTGGCGTGCTGGTGGCCGGCTCCTACACGGCCACCGCGCTGCTCGACATCCCCTCCCCACCCACGCTGGTCCAACTGCTGACCACCGAGCCCTCGCGACAGGGCGGCCTGTTCGCCACCCGCACCATCCCCGCCTCCGCCACGCCGGCACACCTGCCCGTCCACGACGAGTCGCTTCCTGCGACCGTGCCATGGAAGGGCGAGCGGGTGCCGGTCGAGCAGTTCCTGACGACCACCCACACCAACGCCTTCCTCGTCCTCAGGAACGGCCGACTGACCCACGAGTGGTACCGCAACGGGGTGGGCTCCACCACCCGCCTGTCCTCCTGGTCGGCCGCCAAGTCGGTGGTGTCCCTGCTCGCCGGGCAAGCCATCGAACAGGGCAAACTCCGCGAAGACGACCGGCTGGTCGACATCCTGCCCCAGCTGAAGACCGGCGGAGCCTACGACGCCATCACCGTGCGCGACCTGCTGGACATGACCTCGGGCGTGGACGTCCCGGAGAACTACAACGAGTACTACCCGCTGACCGGCACCGCCCGGATGTACCTCACCCGGGACCTGCCCGCCTTCGCACACGACCATCGCAACCTGCAGTTCCCGCCCGGCAGCCAAGGCGCCTACCGCAGCATCGACACCGAACTCCTCGGACAGGCCCTGGCCAAGACCCAAGGCCGACCGCTGGCCGACCTCCTGGCGGACAACATCTGGGCACCGATGGGAGCACAGGACAACGCCACCTGGAACCTCGACCACGACAACGGCCACGAGAAGGCGTACTGCTGCATCAACGCCACCCCCCGCGACTACGCCAAACTCGGCCAACTCGTCCTCAACAACGGCCGCGCCCAGGGCAAACAGATCATCCCCTGGCATGGATCAAGCGCATCGCCACCCCAGCACCCCACAAAGTCGACGGCTGGGGCTACTCCGCCCAGTGGTGGCATCCGCCCGGCGGCAACGGCAAGGACTACTCCGCCCTCGGCGTGTACGGGCAATACATCTACGTCGACCCCGTAA
- a CDS encoding IS5 family transposase, which produces MPVLPSWLTEPLWAQFSALLPQRPLHHPAHPLRCHRPRISDRIVFDKLLQLLRFGCPYEAIADTTCSASTIRSRRDEWIRLGIFSQLKRIALDSYDRIIGLMLDQIAIDGSLTKAPGGGEVAGRSPVDRGKQGLKRSGMTDGYGIPLGRVLAGANCHDSPLLAPTLDHLAELGPLPDYITVHLDAGYDSHKTRALLDERGLHGRIAHKGEKAPIQSSQRWHVERTHAWQNAFHRLSRCYERRAVVIDAFFDLADTIITVRSLIRRSWTTHRWDNRPRRCP; this is translated from the coding sequence GTGCCTGTTCTTCCGTCATGGCTGACCGAACCGCTGTGGGCCCAGTTCTCGGCGCTGCTGCCCCAGCGGCCGCTCCACCACCCGGCCCATCCTCTGCGCTGCCACCGTCCGCGCATCAGTGACCGGATCGTGTTTGACAAGCTTCTGCAGTTGCTGCGGTTCGGCTGCCCCTACGAGGCGATCGCTGACACGACCTGCTCGGCCAGCACCATCCGCAGCCGTCGCGATGAGTGGATCCGCCTGGGCATCTTCAGCCAGTTGAAGCGGATCGCGCTCGACTCCTACGACCGCATCATCGGCCTGATGCTGGATCAGATCGCCATCGATGGCTCCCTCACCAAGGCACCCGGCGGCGGCGAGGTCGCCGGGCGTTCCCCGGTCGACCGGGGAAAACAGGGCCTGAAACGCTCCGGCATGACAGACGGCTACGGAATCCCGCTCGGCCGCGTTCTGGCCGGGGCGAACTGTCACGACTCTCCGCTGCTGGCCCCGACCCTGGACCACCTCGCGGAACTCGGGCCGCTGCCCGACTACATCACGGTGCACCTGGACGCTGGGTACGACTCGCACAAGACCCGCGCCCTGCTCGACGAACGCGGGCTGCACGGTCGGATAGCGCACAAGGGCGAGAAAGCCCCGATTCAGTCAAGCCAGCGGTGGCACGTCGAGCGCACCCACGCCTGGCAGAACGCCTTCCACCGTCTTTCCCGCTGCTACGAACGCCGCGCCGTCGTGATCGACGCCTTCTTCGACCTCGCGGACACGATCATCACCGTCCGCAGCCTGATCCGACGATCCTGGACTACCCATCGCTGGGACAACCGTCCGAGGCGATGCCCGTAA
- a CDS encoding DUF1330 domain-containing protein, with product MAKGCKGYLVGTYRSVRDPEKLAAYGELAKPALEAAGGWILARGGRVTAFESGLPERTVLVEFPSYDAAVAAY from the coding sequence ATGGCCAAGGGATGTAAAGGATATCTGGTCGGCACCTACCGATCGGTGCGCGACCCGGAAAAGCTCGCCGCGTACGGGGAGTTGGCCAAGCCCGCGCTGGAGGCGGCCGGCGGCTGGATTCTGGCCCGGGGCGGCCGGGTGACCGCGTTCGAGTCGGGCCTGCCCGAGCGCACGGTCCTGGTCGAGTTCCCCAGCTACGATGCCGCGGTCGCGGCCTACTGA
- a CDS encoding acyl-CoA dehydrogenase family protein: MTASARDRATGPTTGTGPVANKEWAGLPERAAGLVELLRRNAARTEQDRRVAEENIAALDEAGLFGITRPERLGGPQASIRTLVEVSSELGRGCGSTAWITSLTNVSGWLIGLYPERTQREVYEADPRARACSALPPQGTSKAADGGQIISGRWRFVSGCLHAGWALLGTPVTGASGEQLDQGLALVPMDRLTIEDSWHVAGMCGTGSNTLVAEGVFVPAHRILSVTKARRGEYPTEFTDEALYRAAFVPTLALSLAGPLLGLARGGLELVLASLAEGRGISHTLYEEAREAPATQTQLAEAAQLIDTATLHLMRAADDVDNWAASGRCMPLPDRARVRMDVATLVRRSREALEILLTVQGARGFADGNPLQRIWRDLGTGSRHAMINPAIAAEIYGRALLGIEEQITPLI, encoded by the coding sequence ATGACGGCAAGCGCGAGGGACCGGGCCACCGGGCCGACGACCGGCACGGGGCCGGTGGCGAACAAGGAGTGGGCCGGGTTACCCGAACGGGCCGCCGGGCTGGTCGAGTTGCTCCGGCGCAATGCCGCCCGCACCGAGCAGGACCGGCGGGTCGCCGAGGAGAACATCGCCGCGCTCGATGAGGCCGGCCTGTTCGGCATCACGAGGCCCGAGAGGCTCGGCGGCCCCCAGGCAAGTATCCGCACCCTCGTCGAGGTGAGTTCGGAACTCGGCCGCGGTTGCGGATCCACTGCCTGGATCACCAGCTTGACCAACGTCTCCGGCTGGCTCATCGGCCTCTATCCCGAACGCACGCAGCGTGAGGTCTACGAAGCCGATCCCCGCGCCCGCGCCTGTTCCGCCCTTCCTCCCCAAGGCACGAGCAAGGCAGCCGACGGGGGGCAGATCATCTCCGGACGGTGGCGCTTCGTGTCCGGCTGCCTCCATGCCGGATGGGCACTGCTCGGTACGCCGGTGACCGGCGCGTCCGGCGAGCAGCTGGACCAAGGGCTGGCACTGGTCCCGATGGACCGGCTGACGATCGAGGACAGCTGGCATGTGGCCGGGATGTGTGGCACCGGCAGCAACACCCTTGTCGCCGAAGGCGTCTTTGTCCCCGCGCACCGCATCCTGTCGGTGACCAAGGCGAGGCGCGGCGAGTATCCGACCGAGTTCACCGACGAGGCCCTGTACCGCGCCGCGTTCGTCCCCACGCTCGCCCTGTCGCTCGCCGGCCCGCTGCTGGGCCTCGCCCGCGGCGGACTGGAACTGGTGCTGGCCTCCCTCGCCGAGGGGCGCGGTATTTCGCACACCCTCTACGAGGAAGCCCGCGAGGCGCCCGCGACTCAGACGCAGCTCGCAGAGGCCGCTCAACTGATCGACACCGCCACCCTGCACCTGATGCGTGCGGCCGACGACGTGGACAACTGGGCGGCGAGCGGCCGGTGCATGCCCCTGCCCGACCGGGCCCGGGTGCGCATGGACGTCGCCACCCTCGTCCGCCGTTCACGGGAGGCGCTGGAGATCCTGCTGACCGTGCAGGGGGCCAGGGGCTTCGCCGACGGAAACCCGTTGCAGCGCATCTGGCGGGATCTGGGGACCGGCAGCCGGCACGCGATGATCAATCCCGCCATCGCGGCCGAGATCTACGGTCGTGCCCTGCTCGGCATCGAGGAGCAGATCACCCCGCTGATCTGA
- a CDS encoding TetR/AcrR family transcriptional regulator, giving the protein MAVGKGRAVRLSPELIVEAAVRIAARAEPDGLTGRALGEELGVDRSAVWRHFADRDALLLAVGDRLLAMAVERVPDGLGPREVLQELARSLVEVFEAHPYVGAAVACRTTRGPGEFAAMETMLAALEEIGLDEGSVARYQRMLADTVLAYAGMRAGYAALPQEVRAADEHAWAGAYATISPERYPAITTHLPQLAAQDDEAVFQTLMEAFWLAVDATARTTPKDDADV; this is encoded by the coding sequence ATGGCTGTGGGCAAGGGCCGGGCGGTGCGGTTGTCGCCGGAGCTGATCGTGGAGGCGGCCGTGCGGATCGCGGCGCGGGCGGAACCGGACGGGCTGACCGGACGGGCTCTGGGGGAGGAACTGGGCGTGGACCGGTCGGCGGTGTGGCGGCATTTCGCGGACCGGGACGCGCTGCTGCTGGCGGTGGGTGACCGGCTGCTGGCAATGGCCGTGGAGCGTGTGCCCGACGGCCTGGGGCCGCGGGAGGTGCTGCAGGAGCTGGCCCGCTCCCTGGTGGAGGTCTTTGAGGCCCACCCGTACGTCGGTGCGGCCGTCGCGTGCCGGACCACCCGCGGCCCGGGCGAGTTCGCTGCGATGGAGACGATGCTCGCGGCGCTGGAGGAGATCGGTCTGGACGAGGGCAGTGTGGCCCGGTACCAACGGATGCTCGCCGATACCGTGTTGGCGTATGCGGGCATGCGTGCCGGGTATGCCGCGCTCCCGCAGGAGGTGCGCGCCGCCGACGAGCATGCCTGGGCCGGGGCGTACGCCACCATCTCCCCCGAGCGCTATCCGGCCATCACCACGCACCTGCCCCAACTGGCAGCGCAGGACGACGAGGCCGTCTTCCAGACGCTGATGGAGGCGTTCTGGCTGGCCGTCGACGCAACCGCCCGCACCACTCCCAAGGACGACGCCGATGTCTGA
- a CDS encoding carboxylesterase/lipase family protein codes for MSEQPCGVEAAFRTAGGRVRGRGAGDGVTAVLGIPYAAAPFGARRFREPQPAPAWDGVRDCTAFGPIAPQSAELPGAPAWHPGDEDVLTVNVWVPERADGGALPVFFWIHGGANTFGSSAQPDFDGTTLARAGLVVVSCNYRVGFEGFGHAPGFPDNRGLLDQVAALCWVRENIAAFGGDPGNVTVAGQSSGGASVVCLMGMEQTRGLFRRAVAHSVPGVFFTVELAAAVTERIAAEAGVAPTAEGLLSVSPEALVAASDRTAARCGTDPAAAVHAFDPVVFQPVVDGAVLPADPLRMLASGTAREVDLLVCHALEEYWFLHAVGAVREVTTEAELADFAEALRLPAHLVDGYRALLPDAPVLDRYLAISGDAKFGEYTTRLAEHHARAGGRAYLARFARRRGEARPWHTADIPFAFGNLDAVGADFLIGGAPDDHDRALSRRMLRSWTGFVATGDPGWPAVTAAATPVKSWAVPGDHLVGDDTTGLRALWRDVRFDPLRPGQTAGHRARSGSS; via the coding sequence ATGAGTGAGCAACCATGCGGTGTCGAAGCAGCCTTTCGGACGGCCGGTGGCCGGGTGCGGGGCAGAGGGGCCGGCGACGGCGTCACCGCCGTCCTCGGTATCCCGTACGCGGCCGCGCCGTTCGGCGCCCGCCGGTTCCGGGAGCCGCAACCGGCTCCTGCCTGGGACGGGGTCCGGGACTGCACGGCCTTCGGCCCCATCGCCCCGCAGTCGGCGGAGCTGCCCGGAGCGCCTGCGTGGCATCCCGGGGACGAGGACGTCCTCACCGTCAACGTGTGGGTGCCGGAGCGTGCGGACGGCGGCGCGCTGCCGGTGTTCTTCTGGATACACGGCGGCGCCAACACGTTCGGCTCCTCCGCCCAGCCCGACTTCGACGGGACGACCCTGGCCCGCGCCGGGTTGGTCGTGGTCAGCTGCAACTACCGGGTGGGCTTCGAGGGCTTCGGGCATGCGCCCGGCTTTCCCGACAACCGCGGGCTGCTGGACCAGGTCGCCGCGCTGTGCTGGGTCCGGGAGAACATCGCGGCCTTCGGCGGCGACCCCGGGAACGTCACCGTCGCCGGGCAGTCCTCCGGAGGAGCCTCGGTGGTCTGCCTGATGGGCATGGAGCAGACACGGGGACTGTTCCGGCGGGCCGTTGCCCACAGCGTGCCCGGTGTCTTCTTCACAGTCGAGCTGGCAGCGGCGGTCACGGAGCGGATCGCGGCGGAGGCGGGGGTTGCCCCGACGGCGGAGGGACTGCTGTCCGTGTCGCCCGAGGCGCTGGTGGCCGCCTCCGACAGAACCGCCGCCCGCTGCGGGACCGACCCCGCGGCGGCGGTCCACGCCTTTGACCCGGTGGTCTTCCAACCCGTCGTCGACGGCGCGGTGCTGCCCGCCGACCCACTCCGCATGCTCGCCTCCGGGACGGCGCGGGAGGTGGACCTGCTGGTGTGCCACGCGTTGGAGGAATACTGGTTCCTCCACGCCGTGGGAGCCGTGCGGGAGGTGACCACCGAGGCGGAACTGGCGGACTTCGCCGAGGCCCTGCGCCTCCCGGCCCACCTGGTGGACGGCTACCGCGCGTTGCTGCCTGACGCTCCGGTACTGGACCGCTACCTCGCGATCTCCGGCGACGCGAAGTTCGGCGAGTACACCACCCGCCTCGCCGAGCACCACGCGAGGGCCGGCGGCCGGGCGTACCTGGCCCGCTTCGCCCGCAGGCGCGGAGAGGCCAGGCCCTGGCACACCGCGGACATCCCCTTCGCCTTCGGCAACCTGGACGCCGTCGGCGCCGACTTCCTCATCGGCGGTGCCCCCGACGACCACGACCGCGCCCTGTCCCGCCGCATGCTCCGCTCCTGGACCGGCTTCGTGGCCACCGGTGACCCGGGCTGGCCGGCGGTCACCGCCGCCGCCACCCCGGTCAAGTCCTGGGCGGTACCCGGCGACCACCTGGTCGGCGACGACACGACCGGGCTCCGCGCCCTGTGGCGCGACGTCCGGTTCGACCCGCTGCGCCCCGGGCAGACGGCCGGGCATCGTGCGCGTTCGGGATCGAGCTGA